The nucleotide sequence TTTAATCTCCCGATTCTTATTTTCAAAGAAACGAACAGTAATGCCTTTCAACGGCTTTCCGCTCTGTAAATCTGTTACCAAAAGTTGATGTTCATTCGATGGTAGCGTACGGGCTATTACCGCCAACCGACTTATAACAAATAAATGGGTGACAGTTTCTGACATACCCGGCGAAGCTACTTCGCATTCATACAAGCCAGGTTCCAGAGCCGGAAGAGTGAATGATGTATCCTGTATCTGGTAAGTATTGGGTTGCGACAGGCTATAAACTTGCTGACGGACCATAACTCCCTTTTTCTCTTTCGTTTCTTTCAAATTGCCCGAAGACAGATAAGCTGTTTCCGGACGAATTAAGCTACGGTAAAGTGATATGGTAATACGGTTTAGGTTCTTTACCTTTAAATCTAATTTATTCACCGAGCCAGGATAGAAGGTTTTATTACCACTTATCTCCAGGCTGGGTTGTTCCATATAAGCCAGTTTGTTCTTTAAAACAGCAATTCTGTTATAAGATGGAAATGCGGCAACGCCTTCAGTGCATATGTGGTGAATGATTGTCCGGATGGAATCGCCGTTACCTGACTGATACATCTCTGATTCCAGTAAATTTATTTGTGCGATACGAATTTCTGTCGAAAAGTCATTGGTTTTATAGTGGTGCATTAAACTGTCAAGGGATGCGGCATAGGTTTGTCTTGATTCTTGATCGTCGTTTCCCTGGTTGCTATACTGTAGATAATCAAGCGCAACTAATAAAGAGGCTTTGGGGTTGGGATTGCTTTTCCTGAAATCGTTTAGCTCTCCGAACAATTGTTCGACTAACTGTTTTGTCCCATACAAATCTTCTGAATCTCCGAAATTACCCAATATACTAATACCCCGATGAGCCAGCAGATCAAACAAGGCTGGGCGAAGTTCAGGAGAATCCTCGCCTGTTTCCAGTATTTCCTTAAATGAAATCGAAGGCGTTTGTTGCAGCACATCGGCTGGAGTAAGAGAAGCCCTGATGTGCTCTTTTATTTTGCCGGCAAAGTGATTGCTAGTCCATTCGCGTATATCTTCAGGAATAAACCCTTCAACAGCCGTACGTCTGTCTATCCGGTAACGGTTATTGCCGTAGTATTCGCCGTACAGTTCGGCTATCATGGAATAAAGTATTGCTTTTGAAGCAGGATCAGTTTGCTTGTCGGCCAACTTTTCCGTTTCGCTTATCAGAGAAGGAAACAGCTCCTGATCCTTCTCCAGTTTGTCTTTAATCTGCTTAATGTGAGCTTTTATGACTTTGCCTTGCGATGAGGATTCAGATTTGTTTACAGTCACATTACTTATGAGTGCCAGATCAGCCTTTGTATAAATAAAAGCAGCAGGAATGCCACAAAGTAAAACAGCAGTTAAGAGAATTGACTTTATCTTCATATCATTCAGTTTATAGTATAACCATTATCAATACACTATAGATACAAAGAAAGGTCAAAAAGCTGTATGGGCCAACTAAATTTGTTGTAAATAGGTATCATTAATACATAAAAAAGGCATCCCCTATGAGATGCCTTTTTTATATTTAGATCTGAACTCCTTCTTCTTTTGCGATTTCATCACTGGTGGGAGTGATTAGTTTGTATCCTTTACCGTGGATGTTGATGATTTCGATTCCCGGATCATCCTTAAGTAATTTACGAAGTTTGGTGATGTAAACATCCATACTACGTGCATTGAAGTAATTATCATCTACCCAGATGGTCTTCAGCGCATAGTTACGTTCCAGAATTTCATTTGCATGAGCGCAAAGCAAGCTAAGCAATTCACATTCTTTGGTTGTTAGCTTTGTTGCTTTATCACCAATGGTCAGCGTTTGTTTTTGTGTGTCAAACAAGAAACTTCCTAAACGGTAGAAAGGAATATCTTTCAGTTTCTTTCCCTTAACACGACGAAGAATAGCTTCGATACGAAGCAACAACTCTTCCATGCTGAAAGGCTTTGTTAAATAGTCGTCCGCACCAATTTTAAATCCTTCCAAAATATCTTCCTTCATCGTTTTAGCAGTCAGGAAGATAACAGGGATATCCGGATTAAGAGCTCTGATTTCCTGCGCTAGCGTGAAACCATCTTTCTTGGGCATCATAACGTCCAGTACACATAAATCGTATTTGCCTTTTGTAAAGCCCTTGTAGCCAGCTTCTCCATCGGAGAAAAGATCAGTAACATACCCTTTTGCCTGTAAGTATTCTCTTAAAAGCATTCCTAAATTTTCGTCGTCTTCGCAAAAGAAGATCTTTAGTTTTTCTTCCATAACTAACTTTTTATAAGCGGTAAAGTAATAATAAATTTAGTTCCTACATTAATTTCACTGTCGGCGCGAATGCTGCCGTTGTGATCTTCAATAATTTTACGAACATAAGCAAGACCCAGTCCGAATCCCTTTACGTCGTGTACATTGCCGGTAGGCACGCGGAAGAACCGGTCGAAAACCTTCTTCACGTACTCTTTCTTAATACCTACCCCGTTGTCTTCAATAGAAATCATCAGCTTTCCATTTTCATTCCATGTTCGGGCCATCAATTCAAGTGGAACATCCGGGCGGCGGTATTTAACCGCGTTATCCATCAGATTGAAAAGTACATTGGTGATGTGCATTTCGTCCACATAGATGCTCGACTCTACAGCCTGTAAATCAATATCGATTGATCCTCCATACTTCTCCACTTTAAGTGTGAAAGTATGGGCTATGTTAACTACCAAATCGTTGGCATCTACCTCTTTCAGCTTAAGGGCAGCCTTTTGCCTTTCGAAAAGAGACATCTGCAACACTTTTTCCACAAGGAATCCAAGTCGTTTTGTTTCGTCGTTAATTACGCCGGAGATATGTTTAAACACATCCGGGCTTTTGGTTATATCCGAATCCTTTAACATCTGCGCCGCAAGCGAGATGGTCGAGACAGGCGTTTTGAGCTCATGCGTCATGTTGTTGATAAAGTCGTTTTTCATTTCCGAAAGTTTCTTCTGACGGAAAACGATGTACATTGTAAACACGAAAGTTATCAACAGAATAAGAGAAAATATAACCGAAGGAACCAAAAAAGTTACTGAGCTGGAGATATAATCATCCTTGGTAGGGAAGTATACCCGCAGAAAGTTTTGCTTCGATGGCGGATCGTTGGGGAAAAGCACCTGGGTAATTACTTCGGATGCAATCCGGTCTTTCTGTATGTCGTCGCTCTGGTAAACCACCGTACCGTTTTTATCTATTACCGAAAATTGGTAAGGTAGATTAAGTCCATTGTTGAGGAATTCGGCTTTCATGTAGTTATTCAGTTTTTTAAAGTCCACCCGTTCCTGGATAGGCTTTAAGCTGGATGTGTACAACATGTTCAGAATAACTTCTTTGATGAGCTCCTGTTGGTATTGATAACGTTCTTTCAACGTTTTCTGCAAATCGCGCGAAGTATTTACAATGTTGTTTGCAGACGATTGGCGCGGATTTGACGGTACAGATTGTATACGGCTTGTATATTCACCTCTCTGAATGATGGATACGGCTCCGTTGGAGTCGGAAATCTGAAGCTGGTATTTCTCCTGATTAATTACCTGTCCAAGGCTCTGTGCATCCTGTGTGTTCTGAAAGACAAAGCTATTTTGATCGCGTCGGATATCTTCTTCCAGGTATTTCTTTGTTTCGTCAAGTTCCAGATTTTTTGATACCTCGAGCAGACTTCTTTTTGCCGTTTCATTAAACTGGTCGTTGCTAGTCTTTAATATAATGCTTACGTAGGTTACCTGCAGATAAAGCAGACCACCAAATGCAAAAACCATGACCAATGCAAGCAACCAGATAGTAGACTTCCTCATATCAGAATTTTTCTCTTTTATAGGAAACAAATAAAGCGCCTTTTAGTTTAATATTTACACAAAAAAGATAAAAATATGAGGCGCAAATGTTTAAAAACATTTATATGTTATCAATGAGTTCCCTTGTTTTTAAGTAAAATAATGCGAAATCAGGGCTGGATTAAGTTAAAACCAAGGCTTGTGCTGGTTATATCCAGACCGTCCGACGATTGGTGACCGAGCGTCCGACGTATGTAGCAAGAGCGTCCCACAAATGTCGGACGCTCTTGCTACATACGTCGGACGGTTTAGATATCGCTATGCCGACTCTTAGTATACACAGGTTTATATTATAAAATAAGTGTGCCTTTTCCTTGACGGAGAATTTCGAATGAATCGGAAGTGCAATCAACAACAGTAGAAGCGACCGTGTCGCCGAATCCGCCGTCGATAACTACATCTACTTCAGATTCATATTTTTCATGAATAAGTTCCGGGTCGGTGGTGTATTCTATCACATCATCCTCGTCGTGAACGGATGTAGTGAGGATTGGATTACCAAGTTGTTTCACAAGCTCGCGGATAATGTTGTTGTCTGGTACACGAATACCAACCTCTTTCCGGTTTTTATAAATCTTGGGAAGTTCGCTGCTTGTGGGTAAAATGAACGTGAAAGGGCCAGGCAAATGCCTTTTCATTAGTTTGAATGTGGTGTTACTAACTTTGGCATATTCGCTGATGTTACTCAAATCGTAGCAAATAATTGAAAGATTGCTCTTTTGCGGGTTTATCCCTTTCATCCGGCAAATTTTTTCGACAGCACGCACATTCAGCGCATCGCACCCAATAGCATAAACTGTGTCGGTAGGATAAATAATCAGTCCCCCGTCCTTAAGCACTTCAATAACCTTGTCTATTTCCTTTAAGTTCGGATTTTCAGGATAAATTTTGATTAACATAGCCGAATATTTAATGCCACCCCCTGAGGGGTGGCTGTTTGTTATCCGTAGATAATATTACCATTTTCGTCGGTATAGTCTTCCATACCGGCACTGTATTGGTTCATCGCACGAAGGCTCATACCCATACTTGAGAATCCACCGTCGTGAAACAGATTTTGCATTGTAACCTTGCGGGTAAGATCCGAAAATAAGGTAACACAGTAATCAGCACATTCGTCGGCCGTAGCATTACCCAGAGGCGACATTTTATCCGAAAAGTCGAGCAAGTGTTCCATCCCCTTTACACCACTACCAGCAGTTGTCACCGTAGGCGATTGAGAGATAGTGTTAATACGTACTCCTCTTTCGCGACCGTAAATGTAACCAAAGCTACGGGCTATAGATTCAAGCAATGATTTTGCGTCGGCCATGTCGTTGTAACCAAAGAATGTACGCTGTGAAGCTACATAACTAAGTGCCACAACAGAGCCGCCTTCGGCAATTGCGTCTTGTTTCTTTGCTACCTGAAGCATCTTATGAAACGAAACAGCAGAAATATCCAATGTTTTATCCAACATATCGTAATCTAAATCGTCGTATGTACGTTTTTTGCGTACGTTTGGGCTCATGCCAATTGAATGAAGTACAAAATCTATTTTACCTCCCAATATTTCAACAGACTTGGCAAATACTGTTTCCAGATCAGCCACACTTGTTGCGTCGGCCGGAATAACTTCCGCATTTAATTTTTTAGATAAGGCATCCACCTCTCCCATACGCACAGCAACAGGTGTATTGCTCAATGTAATAATCGCACCCTCTTCTACGGCTCTTTCTGCTACCTTCCACGCGATAGACATGTCGTTCAGCGCACCAAAAATGATACCCCTTTTGCCTTTTAATAAATTGTGACTCATACCTACTTCTATTTAAAATATGGCACAAAAGTAAATAAAATGTGCAATATAAACAACCTTATTCTCTGAAATACACTCTTTTTACTCTCGGCGAGATTGAAGTAAGTATTTCGTAACTAATTGTTTCCAGTGTGTCCGACAATTCGGATACAGGTAACTCGTCTCCGAAAATCAAAGCCGAATCTCCTTCATTTACTTCGATATCTGTTACATCAATCATACAGGTGTCCATGCAAATATTGCCTATAGTCGGGCATCTTTTACCGTTAATTATTACCTGACCAGCCCCGTTTCCAAGGTGACGGTCCAGACCATCTGCATATCCGATTGGAATAATGGCTATACGTGAATCACGCTTAACATAGCTTTTGCGGCTATAACCGATCGAATCGCCGGCCGGAACATCCTGTATCTGCAGTATAGTTGTTTTAAGTGTACTAACATTGCGCAGGCCTTTCTGACCGCTGGCACTCACTCCGTACAACCCAATTCCCAATCTTACCATGTCCATTTGATAGTCGGGGAATCTTTCGATTCCGGCCGAATTAAGGATATGTTTAAGTACTTGGTACTCCAATCCCTTTTCCAGTTCGGCAGCTGCTTTCTGGAACGTTTTTATCTGTTGTTGGGTAAAATCGTCGAATACGGAGGAATCGCTTCCCGCCAAATGCGAGAATACAGAGCGGACAGCCACTCCGCTTTGCAATTTAAGATATTCGCAGATAGCAGGAATATCCTTAGGTTGGAATCCCAGCCGGTGCATACCTGTATCTATCTTTAAATGTATAGGATAAGAGGTTATTCCTCTACGATCGGTTTCCTTAATCATGGCTTCCAGCAACCTGAAACTGTAAATTTCGGGTTCCAGCTGGTTTTCAAATAAAGCGTTAAAGCTGCCAAACTCGGGATTCATCACAATTATGGGAATGGATATACCCGCGTGACGAAGATCGGCTCCCTCGTCGGCAACAGCTACCGCCACATAATCGCAACGATGATCCTGTAAAGTTTTAGCCAGTTCGAAAGAACCTGCTCCGTAACCAAACGCCTTTACCATGCAAATCATCTTCGTTTCCGGCTTAAGTCTGGAGCGGTAGTAATTGAAGTTATGTACTATGGCATCAAGATTTACTTCCAGAATGGTTTCATGTACTTTCTTTTCAAGCAGTTCGGTAATCCGTTCGAAGTGGAACCGTCTGGATCCCTTTATTAATATAAGTTCGTTATTAAATTTCTTAAATGAAGGCGACAGGATAAAATCCTCCGTAGTAGGATAAAATTCTTTTTGCATTTCGAAAAAAGAGCCGAATTCGCGGAGATCCCTTCCTATACCTATTATCCGGTCTATCTTCTTACGTCGTACAAGGTCAGCTACTTTTTTATAAAGCGACTTGGGAAGTGTTCCCGACTGTAGAATATCCGACAGAATAAGTGTACGTTTCAGCCCGTTATCAACCTGTCTTGTCTGAAGAAAGTCCAATGCAATACCCAAAGAATTTATGTCGGAATTGTACGAGTCGTTTATAAGCAGACAGTTGTTTATGCCTTGTTTAACCTCAAGTCGCATGGCAACTGGTTCGAGATGAAGGAAACGATCCTCGTTGTTCACACTGGTTGGTTTAAGAAAAAGCATAAGAGCCATACAGTGAATAACGTTTTCAATAGAGGCGTCGTCTGTAAATGGAATCACATATTTTCGGTTGTATCCCAATAAAGTACAATGAATGATAGTCTGATTTTCTTTCTTTTCTATTGACTTTATAAAAAGCGGCGATTCAGAGTCGGTACGACTCCATGCGATTGCTTTGTGAGACAAACAGGCAGCTTCAATACAATTGGAGATAAACGCATTGTCGCCATCGTAAATGATGGCTTCGCTGTCTACAAACAATTGCAGCTTTTCAAGACATTTTTGTCTTGTCGAAATAAAGTTTTCCTGATGTGCTTCACCAATATTTGTAATAATCCCGATGGTGGGAGCAATAATTGGCTGCAATCGTTCCATCTCATCCGGCTGGGAAATGCCTGCTTCAAATATACCCAATGTGTGTTTTGGATTAATCTGCCATACAGACAGAGGTACGCCCAGTTGAGAGTTGAAGCTGCGAGGCGAACGAACAATGTTGAATTCTGTATGCAAAAGCTGATATAGAAATTCTTTAACGATTGTTTTACCATTACTTCCGGTAATACCTATAACAGGAATGTCAAATTTCTTTCTGTGATGGATTGCTAATTGCTGAAGAGCCCGCAGGGGGTCTTTAACCAGCAGAAAGTTCGCATCTGTTAAGTTGGCAAACTCTGGAGCCATTTCGCTTACTACAAAGTTCCGAACACGAAGCTTGTATAATTCGGGGATATATTTATGTCCGTCGTTCGTTTTGGTTTTAAGTGCAAAGAACAAACTCTGTTCCGGAAATGAAACTGTCCGGCTATCTGTAAGCAGAATTGTTATCGCGTCGTCGTGCAATTCATTACCCTTGGCACCGATAATTTTAGCAACCTCTTTAATTGAGTATTCCATTTTATTTCAATTTAGACTTCAACGCTCTTATTTCGTTTTGTGTATCAAAGGACGGTATTTTCTTCGTAATATGTTCTATTTTTAACAAAGTTTGAACGATAAATTTCTTGTATGCTTCGCTGTCTGGCTGAAACGGCTTGTGATTCATGGCTTTCTGTATTTCGTCCCATTCTTTCATGATTTTCTGGGTCTCGGAAGTCATAAAGCTTGAAGCAAAACGTTCCCATATATAATGTATTGCTAGTGGTGAAGGATGCACCATGTCTTCAGCATAGAAGCGATAGTCACGCAGTTCATCCAGCATAATTTCGTAAGCGGGGAAATAAGACGTTTGTTCAGGAAACGAGGCTTGAAGTTGTTCGACTGCCAGTAATAAAGTAGCTTTACTAATCTGATTGCCGTGAGCTCCGTCTTTAAGATGCCGGATCGGACTAATGGTGAAAATGATATGCAGGTTGGAATTAAACTTTGTAATCTTGTTGATAAGATTTGTCCAGGTGGAAACAATGCTTTCAACAGATAATAATTCCCGTTTAAAAAGTTTGTCAGGTAATTTGTGGCAATTAGCTACGATTCTGTTGTTTTCCTTTAACCTATAAACATAAGCACTTCCAAAGGTTATAAAAAGAAATGAGCTTTCTTTCAAGTGTTCGCAAGCTTTGTATACCTTGGTGTTAATTTGATTGAGGCATTGTTCTTTATCAATAGATGAAAACCGGCTATGATGATCAAAACTGTGAAAGCAACCTTCATGCTTGAACAAATCGGCGGCATCATATTGTTTTCTATCTAATAGAGACTGAATGGCTGATGCTACGGATAGCGGATTATACAACGTGCCAAATGGATTGGTTTCCGAAAGAAATTTATATTCTTCCAGTTTCTTTCCTATGTTTTCGGCAAAACAAGAGCCCAATAATACCATTTTCTTTGAGTGGGATCCTTGTGTAGCATATGTAGAAAGTAATATGGGGGTGCTGAATTCCATGATATAAAGGTGTGTATAAATTATTGCGTAAGCAAAGTTATATTATATGCTCTTAATTCTATACATTTGCATCAAAAAAATTCCAGAGATGGCTTCTAGCAATGAAGAGTGCATATTAAACAAGATAAATTCTCCGGCCGACCTGCGTGCCTTGCCTTCCGGAAAATTAGAACAGGTATGTGCCGAACTGCGTCAATATATAATCGATGTTTTATCTGAAAATCCAGGACATCTTGGGGCAAGTTTGGGTACCGTTGAATTAACAGTTGCCTTGCATTATGTATTTAATACACCAGACGATCGCGTCCTTTGGGATGTGGGTCACCAGGCGTATGGGCATAAGATCCTAACGGGGAGACGGGATGAGTTTCATACGCTCCGTAAATTTAAAGGGATTAGTGGATTTCCTAATCCGGCAGAAAGTAAATATGATGCATTTATTGCAGGCCACGCTTCCAACTCCATATCCGCCGCACTTGGAATGTCGGTGGCTTCATTAATAAAGGGAGAGGATAATCGCCATGTCGTGGCAGTTATTGGCGACGGAGCGATGACGGGTGGTTTGGCTTTTGAGGCATTGAATAATGCTTCATCGGATCCTAACAATCTGCTTATTATTTTAAATGATAATAATATGGCTATCGACCATAGTGTTGGTGCCCTTAGTGAATATCTGGTGAATATTACAACAAGCCAGACATATAATAAGATGCGTTACGATGTGTATCGCGGCTTGCGTAAACTTAATCTGATATCAGAAGATCGAAGAGGTAGTATTCTTCGGTTCAATAACAGTCTGAAGGCTTTGATTACGCAACAACATAACCTTTTCGAGGGATTTAGTATCCGTTACTTCGGTCCCATGGATGGGCATGATGTAAATTATATGGTAAAGGTGCTCAATGATATTAAGGATATGAAGGGCCCCAAACTTTTACATATTCGAACTGTTAAAGGAAAAGGGTTTAAACCAGCTGAAGAGTCAGCCACAGAATGGCATGCTCCTGGTAAATTCAATAAAGAAACTGGCGTACGGATTGTTGCTTGTAAAACGGATGAACCTCCTTTGTTTCAGGATGTATTCGGGCATACTCTTGTAGAGCTGGCAGCTAAGGATGAACGTATTGTTGGAGTTACTCCGGCAATGCCAACCGGATGTTCGATGTCTTACATGATGAAAGAGTTCCCGAAACGGGCTTTCGATGTGGGAATTGCCGAAGCGCATTCGGTAACTTTCTCGGCCGGTATGGCAAAAGAAGGAATGATTCCTTTCTGTAATGTCTATTCCTCCTTTATGCAACGAGCCTACGATCAGTTGATTCATGATGTGGCTATTCAAAAGTTGCACATGGTTCTTTGCCTCGATCGCGGTGGTCTGGTAGGCGAAGACGGGGCTACGCATCACGGAGTATTTGATTTGGCTTACATGCGTCCAATACCAAATCTGGTGATTGCTTCACCGTTGGATGAACACGACTTGCGCAACCTGATGTTTACTGGTTATAAATATGATGGACCTTTTGTTATTCGTTATCCTCGAGGTAGGGGCGTTTTGATTGACTGGCGAAATGAAATGAAACAATTGCCTGTCGGAAAGGGACGTAAACTCCGTGACGGCACCGATCTTGCTATCCTTTCTATTGGTGCGATTGGTAATGATGTTCGCAAAGCAATTGAGATAGTAGCAGAAAAAGGAATTTCGATAGCTCATTATGATATGATTTACCTCAAACCGATAGATGAAAGTCTATTGCATGAGGTGGGGCAGAAGTTTTCCAAAGTGATTACTGTAGAAAACGGCGTGATTCAAGGAGGATTGGGGAGCGCAGTTCTTGAGTTTATGTCCGATAACGGATATATGCCTCAGGTTAAAAGAATTGGCATTCCTGATAAATTTATTGAACATGGCTCTGTTCCTGAATTGAACAGACTATGTGGCATGGACACGGAGAGCATTGCAGAATGTATCCGTTCGTTTGTGTTGCTTAAGCGGAGTAAGTGAATGTTTAGTGGTTTGCTTAAATAAGACTTTTATAATAATTCTATGAAAATTGTCATTGCCGGGGCAGGCGAGGTGGGAACTCATTTAGCCAAAATGTTGTCGCAGGAAAACCAAGATATTATCTTGATGGACCCAAATGAGGAACGCTTGAAATTTACCAATAACATGGAAGTTTTAGCGATGGTTGGAAATCCTACTTCCTTAAGAGATTTAGAAGATGCGGGAATAAAGAATGCAGATTTGTTTGTAAGTGTAACACCCGAAGAGCCTACAAATATTACAGCTTGTATGTTGGCTCATAGTCTTGGGGCTCATAAAACATTTGCACGTATTAATAATTACGAATATCTTCTGCCCAAAAACAAAGAGCTTTTTGAAAAGCTGGGGATTAGTTCAATGATTTATCCCGAAATGCTTGCAGCAAAAGAAATTGTAACAGCGGTTCAGCGTCCATGGACACGCCAGTACTGGGAATTGTTCGGTGGTATACTTATTCTTATCGGAGTGAAAGTAAGAGATAACGCACCGATTGTAAACAAAAAACTGACAGAGCTTAATCTTTCTCAGAAACTGTATCACATTGTTGCTATTAAAAGAAAAAATGAAACAATAATTCCTCGTGGTACCGACCATATAGAGTCGGGCGACATCGTATTCTTTACCACTACCCGCGAACACGTTAAAGATGTTCAGATCCAGGCAGGAAAGACAGACCCGGAAGTGAAAAAGGTAATAATTATGGGAGGAAGCCGTATAGCTCTCCGTACCTGTCAGTATTTGCCAAGTAATATCCGGGTAAAAGTTATCGAAACGAACAAGGAAAAGAGTCAGCGTATTGCAGAAATTGTTCCGGGAAATGTATTGATCATTAACGGAGACGGACGTGATACAGATTTGTTGATTCAGGAAGGAATAAAAGATGCTCAGGCATTTATAGCTCTTACCGAAAATGCCAGCACGAATATTCTGGCTTGTCTTGCAGCCAAGCGTTTTGGCGTTTATAAGACGATTGCCAAAGTAGAAAATATAGACTATATTCCACTTGCAGAAAGTCTGGACATTGGAACAATTATCAACAAAAAGTTAATTGCAGCAAGTCATATTTATCAGTTCTTACTGGATGCAGACGTTTCGAATGTAAAATGCCTGACATTTGCGAATGCAGATGTTGCAGAACTGGTGGCGCGTCCAAATTCAAAGATTACAAAAAAACAAGTCCGCGATTTAAAGTTGCCTAAAGATATTACCCTTGGGGGATTAATCAGGGATGGTAAGCCGATGATGATCGATGGAGATACGCATATTCAGTCATTCGATCACGTGGTTGTTTTTTGTCTGGATACTGCTATGCGTAAGGTGGAAGAGTTTTTTAATTAATCTTTTGAGTTGATAATATGTCTCAATTGAATATTCAATTTATATTGAAAATGCTGGGATTGATGTTTATCCTGGAATTTTTGTTTGTATTAGTTGCAGTTGCGGTTGCAATGTTTTACGGAGGAGATGATGTTTACCCATTGTTGCAAACCGGTGGAATTATGCTTGTTTCCGGATTGGTTTTATACTTTATTGGTTTTCGTGCAAATGAGCGTGCTGCCGGAAGAAGAGAAGGAATGATTACTGTTACCCTAACATGGGGATTGTTATCTTTTTTAGGAATGCTTCCTTTTACCTTAGGAGGTTATATCACAAATCCAGCCGATGCTTATTTTGAAACAATGTCAGGATTTACTACAACAGGAGCAACTATTCTTAAAGATATTGAAGCTCTTCCGAAAGGAATTTTGTTTTGGCGAAGTCTGATTCAGTGGCAGGGAGGTGTAGGAATGATTGTGTTTACTGTGGCTCTAATGCCTATTTTTGGCGGAGGTGCTTCCCAATTGTTTGATGCAGAATCTGCCAGTATAACACACGATCGCTTTAGACCGCGTATTACTCAGGTGGCCAAAAGATTGTGGGGGGTCTATGTACTGCTAACAGCTATATTGACGGTTTTACTCTGGGCTGGTCCGATGGACCTTTTCGATGCGATCTGTCATTCATTTACAACACTGGCGACAGGAGGCTATTCAACCAAAAATGCAAGTGTTGCCCATTGGAATTCTCCTTATGTGGAGTATATGATTACAGCATTTATGTTCGTTGGAGCAGTCAACATAACTTTATTCTATTATCTGCTTAAAGGAAACTATAAGAAATTAATTTTTGATGAAGAATTAAGATGGTTTTTCTTTATAGTTTTAACTGCGATAACTGTCGCAACTGGATGGGTTTATTTTAACGGATTTGAACCTGGATTTGAACCCTCTTTTCGCAAAGCTGCTTTTCAGGTAATGACTTGTGTTACTACAACGGGGTTTTTTACAGCAGATTATATTCCATGGGGACCTTTTTTCTGGTTATTGGCCCTTTTGTTAATGATTATATGCGGATGCTCCGGTTCTACTGTCGGAGGATTAAAAACGGGGCGATTTGTTATTCTTGTAAAGAGCCTGTTAAACGAATTCA is from uncultured Macellibacteroides sp. and encodes:
- a CDS encoding GSCFA domain-containing protein codes for the protein MEFSTPILLSTYATQGSHSKKMVLLGSCFAENIGKKLEEYKFLSETNPFGTLYNPLSVASAIQSLLDRKQYDAADLFKHEGCFHSFDHHSRFSSIDKEQCLNQINTKVYKACEHLKESSFLFITFGSAYVYRLKENNRIVANCHKLPDKLFKRELLSVESIVSTWTNLINKITKFNSNLHIIFTISPIRHLKDGAHGNQISKATLLLAVEQLQASFPEQTSYFPAYEIMLDELRDYRFYAEDMVHPSPLAIHYIWERFASSFMTSETQKIMKEWDEIQKAMNHKPFQPDSEAYKKFIVQTLLKIEHITKKIPSFDTQNEIRALKSKLK
- the dxs gene encoding 1-deoxy-D-xylulose-5-phosphate synthase, whose protein sequence is MASSNEECILNKINSPADLRALPSGKLEQVCAELRQYIIDVLSENPGHLGASLGTVELTVALHYVFNTPDDRVLWDVGHQAYGHKILTGRRDEFHTLRKFKGISGFPNPAESKYDAFIAGHASNSISAALGMSVASLIKGEDNRHVVAVIGDGAMTGGLAFEALNNASSDPNNLLIILNDNNMAIDHSVGALSEYLVNITTSQTYNKMRYDVYRGLRKLNLISEDRRGSILRFNNSLKALITQQHNLFEGFSIRYFGPMDGHDVNYMVKVLNDIKDMKGPKLLHIRTVKGKGFKPAEESATEWHAPGKFNKETGVRIVACKTDEPPLFQDVFGHTLVELAAKDERIVGVTPAMPTGCSMSYMMKEFPKRAFDVGIAEAHSVTFSAGMAKEGMIPFCNVYSSFMQRAYDQLIHDVAIQKLHMVLCLDRGGLVGEDGATHHGVFDLAYMRPIPNLVIASPLDEHDLRNLMFTGYKYDGPFVIRYPRGRGVLIDWRNEMKQLPVGKGRKLRDGTDLAILSIGAIGNDVRKAIEIVAEKGISIAHYDMIYLKPIDESLLHEVGQKFSKVITVENGVIQGGLGSAVLEFMSDNGYMPQVKRIGIPDKFIEHGSVPELNRLCGMDTESIAECIRSFVLLKRSK
- the trkA gene encoding Trk system potassium transporter TrkA codes for the protein MKIVIAGAGEVGTHLAKMLSQENQDIILMDPNEERLKFTNNMEVLAMVGNPTSLRDLEDAGIKNADLFVSVTPEEPTNITACMLAHSLGAHKTFARINNYEYLLPKNKELFEKLGISSMIYPEMLAAKEIVTAVQRPWTRQYWELFGGILILIGVKVRDNAPIVNKKLTELNLSQKLYHIVAIKRKNETIIPRGTDHIESGDIVFFTTTREHVKDVQIQAGKTDPEVKKVIIMGGSRIALRTCQYLPSNIRVKVIETNKEKSQRIAEIVPGNVLIINGDGRDTDLLIQEGIKDAQAFIALTENASTNILACLAAKRFGVYKTIAKVENIDYIPLAESLDIGTIINKKLIAASHIYQFLLDADVSNVKCLTFANADVAELVARPNSKITKKQVRDLKLPKDITLGGLIRDGKPMMIDGDTHIQSFDHVVVFCLDTAMRKVEEFFN
- a CDS encoding TrkH family potassium uptake protein, which translates into the protein MSQLNIQFILKMLGLMFILEFLFVLVAVAVAMFYGGDDVYPLLQTGGIMLVSGLVLYFIGFRANERAAGRREGMITVTLTWGLLSFLGMLPFTLGGYITNPADAYFETMSGFTTTGATILKDIEALPKGILFWRSLIQWQGGVGMIVFTVALMPIFGGGASQLFDAESASITHDRFRPRITQVAKRLWGVYVLLTAILTVLLWAGPMDLFDAICHSFTTLATGGYSTKNASVAHWNSPYVEYMITAFMFVGAVNITLFYYLLKGNYKKLIFDEELRWFFFIVLTAITVATGWVYFNGFEPGFEPSFRKAAFQVMTCVTTTGFFTADYIPWGPFFWLLALLLMIICGCSGSTVGGLKTGRFVILVKSLLNEFKKQTHPHAVIPVRMDGHAVPVDIVRSVLVFSFVYILMIVVCCFLLMFNGVGFEEAIGGTVSCASNSGPGLGTVGPVSNYSGLPDFSKWVLSFIMMTGRLEIFTVLTLFLPGFWKQ